One Aythya fuligula isolate bAytFul2 chromosome W, bAytFul2.pri, whole genome shotgun sequence genomic window carries:
- the LOC116501356 gene encoding olfactory receptor 14C36-like — protein MSYDRYIAICKPLHYGILLGSRACAQMAAAAWGSGVLYALLHTASTFSLPLCQGNAMDQFFCEIPQILKLSCTDSYLREVWVLLFSACLTSGCFAFIVFSYVQIFRAVLTVPPCQQEGRHKAFSTCLPHLVVLSLFLSTGIFAYLKPLTISSPSSDLLVAVLYSVMPPLVP, from the exons ATGTCCTATGaccgctacattgccatctgcaagcccctgcactatggGATCCttctgggcagcagagcttgtgcccagatggcagcagctgcctggggcagtggggttCTCTATGCTCTGCTGCACACTGCCagtacattttccctgcccctctgccaaggcaatgccaTGGACCaattcttctgtgaaattccccagatcctcaagctctcctgtaCAGACTCCTACCTCAGGGAAGTTTGGGTGCTTCTGTTCAGTGCTTGTTTGACATCTggatgttttgctttcattgtcttttcctatgtgcagatcttcagggccgTGCTGACAGTGCCTCCCTGTCAGCAGGAGGgacggcacaaagccttttctacatgcctccctcacctggttGTGTTGTCTCTTTTTCTCAGCACAGGCAtttttgcctacctgaagcccctGACCATTTCCTCCCCATCCTCTGACCTACtggtggcagttctgtactcagtgatgcctcca CTTGTGCCATAA